A genome region from Streptomyces pratensis includes the following:
- a CDS encoding helix-turn-helix transcriptional regulator — protein MKSDRLLSVLLLLQTRGLVPATELARRLEVSVRTVYRDVEALSAAGVPVYAERGRNGGIALLPGFRTDVTGLTADEARALFVLAAQGAHAALGLDAALGSALRKVMAALPAPHRPAAELTSRRILVDPVRWMSGPAAAVDVGELHDAVFADRRILLHYRHSGTDDPRVYTVDPYGLVVKAGVWYLVADLDGAPRLFRADRVKRAALADEPVVRRAGVEPADVWDELRRQVEERPGDVRLRVRVRRSRLDLFVRLHAGVLTGRPEPEEESHGEWLLAELAVPEIAWARSLLSFGPDLEVLSPPQARRLLAEAAAAVTELYAENG, from the coding sequence GTGAAGTCCGACCGGCTCCTGTCCGTCCTGCTGCTGCTCCAGACCCGCGGCCTGGTTCCCGCCACCGAGCTGGCCCGGCGCCTCGAAGTCTCCGTACGCACCGTCTACCGGGACGTCGAGGCGCTCTCGGCCGCCGGTGTGCCCGTCTACGCGGAGCGGGGCCGCAACGGCGGAATCGCGCTGCTGCCGGGCTTCCGGACCGATGTCACCGGACTCACCGCCGACGAGGCGCGCGCCCTCTTCGTCCTCGCCGCGCAGGGGGCCCACGCCGCGCTCGGGCTGGACGCCGCGCTCGGCTCCGCGCTGCGCAAGGTGATGGCCGCGCTCCCCGCCCCGCACCGGCCCGCCGCCGAACTGACCAGCCGTCGCATCCTGGTGGACCCGGTCCGCTGGATGAGCGGTCCGGCGGCAGCCGTCGACGTGGGCGAGCTGCACGACGCGGTCTTCGCCGACCGGAGGATTCTGCTCCACTACCGGCACAGCGGTACCGACGACCCGCGCGTCTACACCGTCGACCCGTACGGCCTCGTGGTGAAGGCGGGCGTCTGGTATCTCGTCGCCGACCTGGACGGCGCACCCCGGCTCTTCCGCGCGGACCGGGTGAAGCGGGCGGCCCTCGCGGACGAACCCGTGGTGCGCAGGGCGGGTGTCGAGCCCGCCGACGTGTGGGACGAGCTGCGCAGGCAGGTGGAGGAGCGGCCGGGGGACGTGCGGCTCCGGGTGCGCGTGCGCCGTTCCCGCCTGGACCTCTTCGTACGCCTCCACGCGGGGGTGCTGACCGGCCGGCCGGAGCCGGAGGAGGAGTCCCACGGGGAGTGGCTGCTGGCGGAGCTCGCCGTGCCGGAGATCGCGTGGGCGCGCTCCCTGCTCTCCTTCGGACCGGACCTCGAAGTGCTGTCGCCGCCTCAGGCGCGCCGTCTGCTCGCCGAGGCGGCTGCCGCCGTCACGGAGCTGTACGCAGAAAACGGGTGA
- a CDS encoding alpha/beta fold hydrolase, which produces MSDWTLDRTFLSSSGEVRWASLGPEQAPPVVLVHGTPFSSYVWRGIARGLAQDHRVHVWDLPGYGASAQYAGQDVSLRAQAWVLNELLEYWELDEPAVTAHDFGGCVALRAHLLHGARYRRLALVDPVALAPWGSPAYRLLGGGAEVFGELPPDLHRALVTEYVGSASHQGLRPAVLEKLVDPWCTDSGQPAFYRQIAQNDQRFTDEIQHRYGELDLPVLVCWGTEDTWIPAARGHELAGMIPGAELRLIEGAGHLVQEDAPAELTAALTRFLRTAP; this is translated from the coding sequence ATGAGCGACTGGACACTGGACCGGACCTTCCTCAGCTCCTCGGGCGAGGTGCGCTGGGCCTCACTCGGTCCCGAGCAGGCACCGCCCGTCGTCCTGGTGCACGGCACGCCCTTCTCCTCGTACGTCTGGCGCGGCATCGCCCGGGGGCTGGCGCAGGACCACCGCGTCCATGTGTGGGACCTGCCGGGCTACGGCGCCTCCGCGCAGTACGCCGGCCAGGACGTGTCGCTGCGGGCCCAGGCCTGGGTGCTCAACGAGCTCCTGGAGTACTGGGAGCTGGACGAACCGGCTGTGACAGCACATGACTTCGGGGGCTGCGTCGCGCTGCGCGCCCATCTCCTGCACGGCGCCCGCTACCGGCGGCTGGCTCTCGTCGACCCGGTGGCACTGGCCCCCTGGGGCTCGCCCGCGTACCGGCTGCTCGGCGGCGGGGCCGAGGTGTTCGGCGAGCTGCCGCCGGACCTCCACCGGGCGCTGGTGACCGAGTACGTCGGCTCGGCCAGCCACCAGGGACTGCGTCCGGCGGTGCTGGAGAAGCTCGTCGACCCGTGGTGCACCGACTCCGGACAGCCCGCTTTCTACCGGCAGATCGCGCAGAACGACCAGCGGTTCACCGATGAGATCCAGCACCGCTACGGAGAGCTGGATCTGCCCGTGCTGGTCTGCTGGGGTACGGAGGACACCTGGATCCCGGCCGCCCGCGGCCATGAGCTCGCCGGAATGATTCCGGGCGCCGAGCTGCGGCTGATCGAAGGGGCCGGGCATCTCGTACAGGAGGACGCACCCGCCGAGCTCACCGCGGCCCTCACCCGTTTTCTGCGTACAGCTCCGTGA
- a CDS encoding TetR family transcriptional regulator, producing the protein MSHTIGVRQAQKLKTRQALLDAALELLEHQSLSSLGLREVTRAVGVTPTAFYRHFEGTAALGVALVEETLGSLHGMIAAILADTGDSEERLDRSVGLIARHVTEQPAHFRFIAREQHGGVRQVREAITAQLRGFAEEVAQVLGSEQESAGWDREDLQMLGGLYVDHMVLTASALLDAGPEGEQEVVRVARRRLRLVTLGRAHWLDRP; encoded by the coding sequence ATGAGTCACACCATCGGCGTCCGCCAGGCCCAGAAGCTGAAGACCCGCCAGGCACTGCTCGACGCGGCACTTGAGCTGCTGGAGCACCAGAGCCTGAGCAGCCTGGGTCTGCGCGAGGTGACGCGGGCCGTGGGCGTGACCCCGACCGCCTTCTACCGCCACTTCGAAGGCACGGCGGCACTGGGCGTCGCGCTCGTCGAGGAGACGCTGGGGAGCCTGCACGGCATGATCGCCGCGATACTCGCCGACACCGGGGACAGCGAGGAGCGACTCGACCGGAGCGTCGGCCTGATAGCGCGCCATGTCACCGAACAGCCCGCCCACTTCCGCTTCATCGCCAGGGAACAGCACGGCGGCGTCAGGCAGGTCAGGGAGGCCATCACGGCCCAGCTTCGCGGCTTCGCCGAAGAGGTCGCCCAAGTCCTGGGTTCGGAGCAGGAGTCGGCGGGCTGGGACCGGGAGGATCTCCAGATGCTGGGTGGGCTGTACGTCGACCACATGGTGCTCACCGCCTCGGCGCTGCTGGACGCCGGCCCGGAGGGCGAGCAGGAGGTCGTCAGGGTGGCGCGGCGCCGGCTTCGCCTGGTCACGCTGGGCCGGGCCCACTGGCTGGACAGGCCGTAG
- a CDS encoding DUF4190 domain-containing protein, with protein MTLTTARTTSSGVRAAGTHAAESRSSEPRPAGARPGGRAAGREADGLAVASFVLGLLGLLVMNILLGPVAIVMAVIALSRSTARRGRALLGLALGIADLVVLAVLVTANGTVSWSLAG; from the coding sequence ATGACACTCACCACCGCACGCACCACTTCGAGCGGCGTCCGTGCCGCCGGGACCCACGCCGCGGAGTCGCGGTCGTCCGAGCCCCGTCCGGCCGGTGCCCGCCCCGGCGGCCGCGCGGCGGGCCGGGAGGCCGACGGGCTCGCCGTCGCCTCGTTCGTGCTCGGGCTGCTCGGCCTCCTGGTGATGAACATCCTGCTCGGGCCGGTCGCCATCGTCATGGCGGTCATCGCCCTCTCCCGCTCCACCGCCCGACGCGGCCGCGCCCTGCTCGGACTGGCCCTCGGTATCGCCGACCTGGTCGTCCTCGCCGTGCTGGTCACGGCCAACGGCACCGTGTCCTGGAGTCTGGCGGGCTGA
- a CDS encoding TetR/AcrR family transcriptional regulator, producing the protein MSPKQLRGEVTSDLLLDAALRVFVESGEQGLTVNAVIRASGVSLGSLYHHFGSLDGLVGALSHRWLDRLLGELAEALQGAGTARAGIAAAVSAYLTFVQEHPGPALLLHSPLADRKGMARGRELRDAQEARVSEVALWIRRGVDSGELAPLPQPLIESLVLGPVVAVARRSLSGIDDVDLDEAARLLPERIWRSVRP; encoded by the coding sequence ATGAGCCCCAAGCAGCTTCGCGGCGAGGTCACCTCCGATCTGCTTCTGGACGCCGCCCTGCGCGTGTTCGTCGAGTCCGGCGAGCAGGGCCTCACGGTCAACGCGGTCATCCGGGCCAGCGGTGTCAGTCTGGGCAGCCTCTACCACCATTTCGGCAGCCTCGACGGCCTCGTCGGCGCCCTCAGCCACCGCTGGCTGGACCGGCTGCTGGGTGAGCTGGCCGAAGCCCTCCAGGGCGCCGGTACCGCGCGTGCGGGCATCGCAGCCGCCGTGAGTGCCTACCTGACATTCGTCCAGGAGCACCCGGGCCCCGCCCTGCTCCTTCACTCCCCCCTCGCCGACCGCAAGGGCATGGCGCGGGGCAGGGAGCTGCGCGACGCACAGGAGGCCAGGGTCTCGGAAGTGGCCCTCTGGATCCGGCGGGGCGTGGATTCCGGGGAACTGGCCCCACTCCCCCAGCCGCTGATCGAGTCCCTCGTCCTGGGCCCCGTCGTCGCCGTCGCCCGCCGCTCGCTGTCGGGGATCGACGACGTCGACCTCGACGAGGCCGCACGCCTGTTGCCGGAGCGGATCTGGCGGTCGGTGCGCCCGTAG
- a CDS encoding protein kinase domain-containing protein, with protein sequence MLDLTGSGAKPLEADDPRQIGGIPLAGRLGSGGMGRVYLGVHEKRYVAVKQVLPSIAGEDQDFVRRFGHELDNLSRLPAEATAPLLASDRDARPPWLATAYVPGLTLSKAIELNRGPLDAGTLWLLLREAAAGLVPVHELGMVHRDLKPSNVMLTPAGATVIDFGVARATEQSQLTRSGMVVGTPAYMAPEQATTKRDLSGAADVFALGSVLAYAAGGTPPFGEESGPAVLYRIVHEEPDLDAVRELDPALAEVVAACLAKDPEARPTAAELVRQAEEHGLFPAPLWPESISGDLAEKAAFAAHVQEIELPEPESVETLRLGGKAGSKPRERRRRTRVFFAVIPVVVTLGGATLAVQLLPYTLGPDDRVAAGPSVTATAPVDPTASASGASPSGSASPGSSPAGKKKDDDAKGEGEATDGASSPARGAGDAGGGAQDDGSGGSGSSDGSSASGGSSASGGSGASGGSSASGGSGSGGTTTPSGAHRYRNGENGKCLVAASSGAAYTGDCEGAGSRWTVLPLSDGSFQLAHESGRSCLSAGILNGGTLMLSCNESDLRRFRTGAGGSIVSVRTGGCLDLGGGGVTAARCSGTASQRWTAF encoded by the coding sequence GTGTTGGACCTGACGGGCAGCGGGGCCAAGCCGCTGGAAGCGGACGATCCGCGGCAGATCGGCGGAATCCCGCTCGCGGGCCGGCTCGGCTCCGGCGGGATGGGCCGTGTGTACCTGGGCGTCCACGAGAAGCGGTACGTCGCCGTCAAACAGGTACTGCCCTCGATCGCGGGGGAGGACCAGGACTTCGTCCGCCGCTTCGGGCACGAGCTCGACAACCTGTCCCGGCTGCCCGCGGAGGCCACCGCGCCTCTGCTCGCCAGCGACCGCGACGCACGGCCCCCGTGGCTGGCGACCGCCTACGTGCCCGGTCTCACCCTCAGCAAGGCCATCGAGCTGAACAGGGGGCCGCTCGACGCCGGCACCCTGTGGCTGCTGCTGCGCGAGGCCGCCGCGGGGCTGGTTCCGGTGCACGAACTGGGCATGGTGCACAGGGACCTCAAGCCGTCCAACGTGATGCTGACGCCGGCGGGTGCCACGGTCATCGACTTCGGTGTGGCCCGCGCCACCGAACAGAGCCAGCTGACCAGAAGCGGCATGGTGGTCGGCACACCGGCCTACATGGCCCCCGAACAGGCCACGACGAAACGGGACCTGAGCGGGGCCGCCGACGTGTTCGCCCTGGGGTCGGTCCTCGCGTACGCGGCCGGCGGCACACCGCCCTTCGGCGAGGAGTCCGGCCCCGCGGTCCTGTACCGCATCGTGCACGAGGAGCCCGATCTTGATGCGGTGCGGGAGCTCGACCCCGCTCTCGCCGAGGTCGTCGCGGCCTGTCTCGCCAAGGATCCGGAGGCCCGCCCCACGGCGGCAGAGCTGGTGAGACAAGCGGAGGAACACGGGCTGTTCCCGGCTCCCCTCTGGCCGGAGTCCATCAGTGGGGACCTCGCGGAGAAGGCCGCCTTCGCGGCGCACGTCCAGGAGATCGAGCTGCCGGAGCCCGAGTCCGTGGAGACACTGCGCCTCGGGGGGAAGGCCGGATCGAAGCCCCGCGAGCGCCGGCGGCGTACCCGGGTCTTCTTCGCCGTGATCCCCGTCGTCGTGACGCTGGGCGGAGCGACACTCGCCGTCCAGCTCCTGCCCTACACCCTCGGGCCGGACGACCGGGTGGCCGCCGGACCCTCCGTCACGGCCACGGCCCCGGTGGATCCCACGGCCTCCGCCTCCGGCGCGAGCCCGTCCGGATCGGCGTCACCGGGCAGCTCGCCGGCGGGCAAGAAGAAGGACGACGACGCCAAGGGGGAAGGCGAGGCGACGGACGGAGCCTCCTCCCCCGCGAGAGGCGCGGGCGACGCGGGGGGCGGGGCTCAGGACGACGGCTCCGGCGGGTCCGGTTCGTCGGACGGTTCCAGTGCCTCAGGTGGGTCGAGCGCCTCCGGCGGCTCCGGCGCGTCCGGCGGCTCCAGCGCCTCCGGTGGGTCCGGTTCCGGGGGCACCACGACCCCCTCCGGGGCACACCGCTATCGCAACGGGGAGAACGGCAAGTGTCTCGTCGCCGCGTCCAGCGGCGCCGCGTACACCGGTGACTGCGAGGGCGCGGGGTCCCGCTGGACCGTCCTCCCCCTGTCCGACGGCTCCTTCCAGCTCGCCCACGAGTCGGGCAGGTCGTGCCTGAGCGCGGGCATCCTCAACGGGGGGACGCTGATGCTCTCCTGCAACGAATCGGATCTCCGCCGCTTCCGTACGGGGGCGGGCGGCAGCATCGTGAGCGTCCGCACCGGGGGCTGTCTCGACCTGGGGGGCGGGGGCGTCACGGCCGCCCGCTGCTCGGGCACGGCGTCCCAGCGCTGGACGGCCTTCTGA
- a CDS encoding cysteine desulfurase family protein: protein MAYLDHAATTPMLPEAIAAMTAQLAVTGNASSLHAAGRRARRTVEESRENLADALGARPSEVVLTSGGTEADNLAVKGLYWSRRDADPRRTRVLSSPVEHHAVLDAVDWLAEHEGATVEYLPVDAHGRVHPEVLREALARNPDDVALVTVMWANNEIGTIMPIRELAEVAREFDVPMHADAVQAFGQLEVDFAESGLAAMTVSAHKIGGPFGIGALLLGRDRTPVPVLHGGGQERHVRSGTLDVPAVAAFAVAGRHAADGREGFAREIGALRDELAAAVLKAVPDAILGGDPAPGGRLPANAHFTFPGCEGDSLLLLLDAQGIECSTGSACTAGIAQPSHVLLATGTDPALARGTLRFSLGHTSTARDVEELARAIGPAVERARTAGLS, encoded by the coding sequence ATGGCTTACCTCGACCACGCCGCGACCACGCCGATGCTTCCGGAGGCGATCGCGGCGATGACCGCGCAGCTCGCCGTCACCGGCAACGCGTCCTCATTGCACGCTGCCGGGCGCCGGGCCCGCCGTACCGTCGAGGAGTCCAGAGAGAACCTCGCCGACGCGCTCGGCGCACGCCCCAGCGAGGTGGTCCTGACCTCGGGCGGCACCGAGGCCGACAACCTCGCGGTGAAGGGCCTCTACTGGTCCCGGCGCGATGCCGACCCCCGGCGCACCCGGGTCCTCTCCAGCCCTGTGGAGCACCACGCCGTCCTCGACGCCGTGGACTGGCTCGCCGAGCACGAGGGCGCCACCGTCGAATACCTCCCGGTCGACGCCCACGGACGTGTGCACCCGGAGGTGCTGCGCGAGGCGCTCGCCCGTAACCCCGACGACGTCGCCCTGGTCACCGTGATGTGGGCCAACAATGAGATCGGCACCATCATGCCGATACGTGAACTGGCCGAGGTGGCGCGCGAGTTCGACGTCCCCATGCACGCCGACGCGGTGCAGGCGTTCGGGCAGCTGGAGGTCGACTTCGCCGAATCCGGGCTGGCCGCGATGACTGTCAGCGCGCACAAGATCGGGGGCCCGTTCGGTATCGGCGCCCTGCTGCTCGGCCGTGACCGGACCCCCGTACCCGTGCTCCACGGTGGAGGCCAGGAGCGGCATGTGCGCTCCGGCACACTCGACGTGCCCGCCGTGGCCGCGTTCGCCGTGGCCGGGCGGCACGCCGCCGACGGGCGCGAGGGCTTCGCCCGTGAGATCGGCGCACTCCGCGACGAACTCGCCGCCGCCGTGCTGAAGGCCGTCCCCGACGCCATCCTCGGCGGCGACCCGGCCCCAGGCGGGCGGCTGCCCGCCAACGCCCACTTCACCTTCCCCGGCTGCGAAGGCGACTCCCTCCTGCTGCTGCTCGACGCCCAGGGCATCGAATGCTCCACCGGATCGGCGTGCACCGCCGGCATCGCCCAGCCCAGCCATGTGCTGCTGGCCACCGGCACCGACCCCGCCCTGGCACGTGGCACGCTGCGCTTCTCGCTCGGGCACACGTCGACAGCGCGGGACGTCGAGGAACTCGCGCGGGCGATCGGTCCCGCGGTCGAGCGGGCCAGGACGGCAGGACTCAGCTAG
- a CDS encoding N-acetylmuramoyl-L-alanine amidase: MGTRGKSGGSGSGSRGISRRTLLIGGGVAAAGTAALATEEIRRVWWRVPGVEKPRKEGELDYAPASWIAASEANWRRADRPDDYGVDRVIVHVTQGSYASAVKVFQDPAHQAATHYIVGQNGRVTQMIRELDVAYHAGNRSFNERSIGIEHEGFVDRPQDFTTKMYESSAQLTAAICKRHGIPVDREHIIGHVEVPGTDHTDPGPHWDWPRYMKLVRAASTAGAGGTRAS, translated from the coding sequence ATGGGGACCAGAGGGAAGTCCGGAGGATCCGGGAGCGGATCGCGCGGCATCAGCAGACGCACGCTGCTCATAGGCGGCGGGGTCGCCGCGGCGGGCACGGCAGCCCTGGCCACGGAGGAGATCCGGCGCGTCTGGTGGCGGGTTCCGGGCGTGGAGAAGCCCCGTAAGGAGGGCGAGCTGGACTATGCCCCGGCCAGCTGGATCGCGGCCTCCGAGGCGAACTGGCGGCGGGCCGACCGCCCCGACGACTACGGCGTGGACCGGGTGATCGTCCATGTCACCCAGGGCAGCTACGCCAGCGCGGTCAAGGTCTTCCAGGACCCGGCGCACCAGGCGGCGACGCACTACATCGTCGGTCAGAACGGCCGCGTGACCCAGATGATCCGGGAGCTCGACGTGGCGTACCACGCGGGCAACCGCTCGTTCAACGAACGCAGCATCGGCATCGAGCACGAGGGCTTCGTCGACCGCCCGCAGGACTTCACCACCAAGATGTACGAGTCCTCCGCGCAGCTGACGGCCGCGATATGCAAGCGGCACGGGATCCCGGTGGACCGCGAGCACATCATCGGGCACGTCGAGGTGCCCGGCACCGACCACACCGATCCCGGACCGCACTGGGACTGGCCCCGCTACATGAAGCTGGTGCGCGCGGCGTCCACGGCGGGAGCCGGGGGGACGCGGGCTAGCTGA
- the mnmA gene encoding tRNA 2-thiouridine(34) synthase MnmA translates to MTQTSQRPLRVLAAMSGGVDSAVAAARAAEAGHDVTGVHLALSANPQSFRTGARGCCTIEDSRDARRAADVIGIPFYVWDLAERFREDVVDDFVAEYEAGRTPNPCLRCNEKIKFAALLDKALALGFDAVCTGHYATVVLKEDGTREMHRASDMAKDQSYVLGVLDEKQLAHAMFPLGDTLTTKDEIRAEAERRGLAVAKKPDSHDICFIADGDTQGFLAGRLGGPAEGDILDESGAKVGTHEGAFGFTIGQRKGLRIGHPAPDGKPRYVLDISPVNNTVTVGPVEALDVTALTAIKPRWCGTAPSGPGTYTAQLRAHGGETEVTAELTDGTLSVTFTEPVRGVAPGQAVVLYDGTRVVGSATIATTVRKEKAAAAG, encoded by the coding sequence ATGACTCAGACCTCCCAGCGCCCCCTCCGTGTGCTCGCCGCCATGTCGGGCGGAGTCGACTCCGCCGTCGCGGCGGCGCGAGCCGCCGAGGCAGGCCACGACGTGACCGGTGTGCACCTCGCCCTCTCCGCCAACCCGCAGTCCTTCCGTACGGGCGCGCGAGGCTGTTGCACCATCGAGGACTCCCGGGACGCCCGCCGCGCGGCGGATGTGATCGGCATCCCGTTCTACGTCTGGGACCTCGCGGAACGCTTCCGCGAGGACGTCGTGGACGACTTCGTCGCGGAGTACGAGGCAGGGCGCACCCCCAACCCCTGCCTGCGCTGCAACGAGAAGATCAAGTTTGCCGCGCTGCTCGACAAGGCGCTCGCCCTCGGCTTCGACGCCGTCTGCACCGGCCACTACGCCACCGTCGTGCTCAAGGAGGACGGCACCCGGGAGATGCACCGCGCCTCGGACATGGCCAAGGACCAGAGCTACGTCCTCGGGGTCCTGGACGAGAAGCAGCTCGCCCACGCGATGTTCCCGCTCGGTGACACCCTCACCACCAAGGACGAGATCCGGGCCGAGGCCGAGCGCCGGGGTCTGGCGGTCGCCAAGAAGCCCGACAGCCACGACATCTGCTTCATCGCCGACGGCGACACCCAGGGCTTCCTCGCCGGCCGCCTCGGCGGTCCGGCGGAGGGTGACATCCTCGACGAGTCGGGCGCGAAGGTCGGCACCCACGAGGGCGCCTTCGGCTTCACGATCGGCCAGCGCAAGGGCCTGCGCATCGGCCACCCGGCCCCCGACGGCAAGCCGCGCTACGTCCTGGACATCTCCCCGGTGAACAACACGGTGACGGTCGGCCCGGTGGAGGCCCTGGACGTCACGGCGCTGACCGCGATCAAGCCCCGCTGGTGCGGCACGGCCCCCTCCGGCCCCGGCACGTACACCGCACAGCTGCGTGCCCACGGGGGCGAGACCGAGGTGACGGCGGAGCTGACCGACGGCACCCTGTCGGTCACGTTCACCGAGCCGGTGAGGGGTGTGGCCCCCGGCCAGGCGGTCGTGCTGTACGACGGCACCCGGGTCGTCGGCTCGGCCACCATCGCGACGACGGTGCGCAAGGAAAAGGCGGCGGCAGCGGGCTGA
- a CDS encoding alpha/beta fold hydrolase, whose amino-acid sequence MDKTLSRDGTSIAYRRRGDGPPVILVGGALSTSADGAPLAALLAPRFTVLTYDRRGRGASGDGGPYAVRREIEDLAAVAATAGERVSLFGMLSGGALALEAQAAGLPVDLLAVYEPPYTPGATGLLYKSRCTALLHRLLSNGDRGGAVELYLSRTGVPEETIARMRRAPLWRGLEAVAHTLAYDDALLGDGSVPAGRFASVTARTLVVTGGFSTAQAHETTLALASAIPRARHRTLTGQTRELAPHVIAPVLADFFARDVFAGRAS is encoded by the coding sequence ATGGACAAGACTCTCTCCCGCGACGGCACGTCGATCGCGTACCGCCGCCGTGGCGACGGGCCGCCGGTGATCCTGGTCGGCGGGGCCCTGAGCACCTCGGCGGACGGGGCGCCCCTGGCCGCTCTGCTGGCCCCGCGCTTCACGGTCCTCACGTACGACCGCCGGGGCCGCGGGGCGAGCGGGGACGGCGGACCGTACGCGGTCCGCCGCGAGATCGAGGACCTGGCGGCGGTCGCGGCCACGGCAGGCGAGCGGGTCTCGCTGTTCGGCATGCTGTCGGGCGGCGCCCTGGCCCTGGAGGCGCAGGCCGCGGGGCTGCCCGTGGACCTGCTCGCGGTCTACGAGCCGCCTTACACCCCTGGCGCCACCGGCCTCCTGTACAAGTCCCGCTGTACGGCGCTGCTGCACAGGCTGCTGTCGAACGGTGACCGGGGCGGCGCCGTCGAGCTGTACCTGTCCCGGACCGGAGTCCCGGAGGAGACGATCGCCCGGATGCGCCGGGCCCCGCTGTGGCGCGGCCTCGAAGCGGTGGCCCACACCCTCGCGTACGACGACGCCCTGCTGGGAGACGGCTCGGTGCCCGCAGGGAGGTTCGCGTCGGTCACCGCACGCACCCTGGTGGTGACCGGGGGGTTCAGCACCGCGCAGGCACACGAGACGACCCTGGCCCTCGCGTCCGCGATCCCCCGGGCCAGGCACCGCACCCTGACGGGACAGACCCGCGAACTGGCACCGCATGTGATCGCACCGGTACTGGCGGACTTCTTCGCCAGGGACGTGTTCGCCGGCCGGGCGTCCTGA
- a CDS encoding DUF427 domain-containing protein translates to MASTTGHTITVEPSDVHVRAVHDGLVLAESRRPLVLRETGCPDRYYLPPGDVRTDLLTPSDTRTHCPFKGDASYWSLPGAADLVWAYPEPKEQVGAIKGHFCFYATDIVPD, encoded by the coding sequence ATGGCCTCCACCACAGGACACACCATCACCGTGGAACCCTCCGACGTCCATGTCCGCGCGGTGCACGACGGGCTGGTGCTCGCCGAGAGCCGCCGCCCGCTCGTACTGCGTGAGACGGGCTGTCCTGACCGCTACTACCTGCCGCCCGGGGATGTCCGTACCGACCTGCTGACGCCGTCGGACACCCGTACGCACTGCCCCTTCAAGGGGGACGCGTCGTACTGGTCGCTGCCCGGTGCGGCGGACCTCGTCTGGGCCTATCCGGAACCCAAGGAACAAGTGGGGGCGATCAAGGGGCACTTCTGCTTCTACGCCACGGACATCGTCCCCGACTGA